The following are from one region of the Ochotona princeps isolate mOchPri1 chromosome 4, mOchPri1.hap1, whole genome shotgun sequence genome:
- the MFRP gene encoding membrane frizzled-related protein isoform X2: MKDYSEVIVCLEAAELSKTEFCNPAFEPEAEQPCHSPAFQEDTPHSGPAPWPGRHPGRLQPDCRFSWLCVLLLAGLLLLLLGLLVAIILAQLQAAPPSSATYGPLPARGLPTTASVTTTLTTTTMAPWALGTPGRLREEGMSPMTQSACGGLLPGPRGFFSSPNYPDPYPPHAHCVWHIQVATDHTIQLKIEALSMESVASCLFDRLEISPEPEGPLLRVCGKVAPPTLNTNTSRLRVAFVSDGSVEGSGFQAWYQAVTPGHGSCAHDEFFCDQLICLLTDSVCDGFANCVDGSDEANCSAKSWGCGGNVTGLQGTFSAPSYLQQYPHHQLCTWHISVPTGHGIELQFHNFSLEAQDECKLAYVEVYETHSSGALSLLGRFCGAEPPPRLVSSHHELAVLLRTDRGISSGGFSATFRAFNATENPCGPREFCQDGGCKSLQWVCDMWRDCTDGSRDNCTSPLFPAPELACEPVQVEMCLGLSYNTTAFPNIWVGMATQEESLTSLPCYQHFQRLLCGLLVPRCTSLGSVLPPCRSVCQEAERQCQSGLALLGIPWPFNCNRLPEAAGMATCAHP; this comes from the exons ATGAAGGACTACTCTGAAGTCATCGTCTGCCTGGAGGCAGCCGAACTGAGCAAG actgagttctgcaATCCGGCTTTTGAGCCTGAAGCTGAGCAGCCCTGCCATTCACCTGCCTTCCAGGAGGACACCCCCCACAgtggcccagctccctggcctg gccgGCACCCTGGCAGGCTGCAGCCCGACTGCCGCTTCTCCTGGCTCTGCGTGCTCCTGCTCGCtggcctgctgctcctgctgcttgggctgctggTGGCCATCATCCTGGCGC AATTGCAGGCCGCACCCCCGTCCAGTGCCACCTATGGCCCTCTGCCTGCCCGGGGCCTCCCCACCACTGCCTCTGTTACCACTACTCTCACCACTACTACCATGGCCCCTTGGGCACTTGGGACTCCTGGCCGGCTGCGGGAGGAGGGCATGAGTCCCATGACCCAGTCCG CTTGTGGGGGCCTCCTTCCTGGTCCCAGGGGCTTCTTCAGCAGCCCCAACTATCCAGACCCTTACCCTCCCCATGCCCACTGTGTGTGGCACATCCAGGTGGCCACAGACCACACGATACAGCTCAAGATTGAAGCTCTCAGCATGGAGAGTGTGGCCTCTTGTCTCTTCGATCGCTTGGAAATCTCTCCGGAGCCAGAAGGCCCCCTCCTCAG GGTGTGTGGGAAGGTGGCTCCTCCCACACTCAACACCAATACCAGCCGCCTCCGGGTGGCCTTCGTCTCCGATGGCAGTGTGGAAGGGTCTGGTTTCCAGGCCTGGTACCAGGCTGTGACCCCCGGGCATG GGAGCTGTGCCCATGACGAGTTCTTCTGCGACCAGCTCATCTGCCTGCTCACTGACTCAGTGTGTGACGGCTTTGCCAACTGTGTTGATGGTAGTGATGAAGCCAACTGCAGTGCCAAGAGCTGGG GGTGTGGGGGGAACGTAACGGGGCTCCAGGGCACGTTCTCTGCTCCCAGCTACCTGCAGCAGTACCCTCACCACCAG CTCTGCACCTGGCATATCTCGGTGCCCACAGGACACGGCATTGAGCTACAGTTCCACAATTTCAGTCTGGAGGCCCAGGACGAGTGCAAGCTGGCATATGTGGAGGTGTATGAGACCCACAGCTCGGGGGCCCTCAGCCTCCTGGGCAG GTTCTGTGGGGCGGAGCCACCGCCCCGTCTCGTCTCCTCGCACCATGAGCTGGCCGTGCTGCTGAGAACCGACCGTGGCATCAGCAGTGGGGGCTTCTCAGCCACCTTCCGGGCCTTCAATGCCACAGAGA ACCCCTGTGGGCCCCGAGAGTTCTGCCAGGATGGAGGATGCAAGAGTCTGCAGTGGGTGTGTGACATGTGGAGAGACTGCACAGATGGCAGCCGTGACAACTGTACCAGTCCCCTCTTCCCAGCACCAG AGCTGGCCTGCGAGCCTGTGCAGGTGGAGATGTGCCTGGGTCTGAGCTATAACACCACAGCCTTCCCCAACATTTGGGTGGGCATGGCCACccaggaggag AGCCTGACCAGCCTACCCTGCTACCAGCACTTCCAGAGGCTGCTCTGTGGGCTGCTGGTGCCCCGCTGCACCTCGCTGGGCAGCGTTCTGCCCCCTTGCCGCTCTGTCTGCCAGGAGGCAGAGCGCCAATGCCAGTCCGGCCTGGCCCTTCTGGGCATCCCCTGGCCCTTCAATTGCAACAGGCTGCCTGAGGCAGCTGGCATGGCCACCTGCGCCCATCCGTGA
- the MFRP gene encoding membrane frizzled-related protein isoform X1: MKDYSEVIVCLEAAELSKTEFCNPAFEPEAEQPCHSPAFQEDTPHSGPAPWPGRHPGRLQPDCRFSWLCVLLLAGLLLLLLGLLVAIILAQLQAAPPSSATYGPLPARGLPTTASVTTTLTTTTMAPWALGTPGRLREEGMSPMTQSACGGLLPGPRGFFSSPNYPDPYPPHAHCVWHIQVATDHTIQLKIEALSMESVASCLFDRLEISPEPEGPLLRVCGKVAPPTLNTNTSRLRVAFVSDGSVEGSGFQAWYQAVTPGHGSCAHDEFFCDQLICLLTDSVCDGFANCVDGSDEANCSAKSWGCGGNVTGLQGTFSAPSYLQQYPHHQLCTWHISVPTGHGIELQFHNFSLEAQDECKLAYVEVYETHSSGALSLLGRFCGAEPPPRLVSSHHELAVLLRTDRGISSGGFSATFRAFNATENPCGPREFCQDGGCKSLQWVCDMWRDCTDGSRDNCTSPLFPAPELACEPVQVEMCLGLSYNTTAFPNIWVGMATQEEVGEVLRGYKSLTSLPCYQHFQRLLCGLLVPRCTSLGSVLPPCRSVCQEAERQCQSGLALLGIPWPFNCNRLPEAAGMATCAHP; the protein is encoded by the exons ATGAAGGACTACTCTGAAGTCATCGTCTGCCTGGAGGCAGCCGAACTGAGCAAG actgagttctgcaATCCGGCTTTTGAGCCTGAAGCTGAGCAGCCCTGCCATTCACCTGCCTTCCAGGAGGACACCCCCCACAgtggcccagctccctggcctg gccgGCACCCTGGCAGGCTGCAGCCCGACTGCCGCTTCTCCTGGCTCTGCGTGCTCCTGCTCGCtggcctgctgctcctgctgcttgggctgctggTGGCCATCATCCTGGCGC AATTGCAGGCCGCACCCCCGTCCAGTGCCACCTATGGCCCTCTGCCTGCCCGGGGCCTCCCCACCACTGCCTCTGTTACCACTACTCTCACCACTACTACCATGGCCCCTTGGGCACTTGGGACTCCTGGCCGGCTGCGGGAGGAGGGCATGAGTCCCATGACCCAGTCCG CTTGTGGGGGCCTCCTTCCTGGTCCCAGGGGCTTCTTCAGCAGCCCCAACTATCCAGACCCTTACCCTCCCCATGCCCACTGTGTGTGGCACATCCAGGTGGCCACAGACCACACGATACAGCTCAAGATTGAAGCTCTCAGCATGGAGAGTGTGGCCTCTTGTCTCTTCGATCGCTTGGAAATCTCTCCGGAGCCAGAAGGCCCCCTCCTCAG GGTGTGTGGGAAGGTGGCTCCTCCCACACTCAACACCAATACCAGCCGCCTCCGGGTGGCCTTCGTCTCCGATGGCAGTGTGGAAGGGTCTGGTTTCCAGGCCTGGTACCAGGCTGTGACCCCCGGGCATG GGAGCTGTGCCCATGACGAGTTCTTCTGCGACCAGCTCATCTGCCTGCTCACTGACTCAGTGTGTGACGGCTTTGCCAACTGTGTTGATGGTAGTGATGAAGCCAACTGCAGTGCCAAGAGCTGGG GGTGTGGGGGGAACGTAACGGGGCTCCAGGGCACGTTCTCTGCTCCCAGCTACCTGCAGCAGTACCCTCACCACCAG CTCTGCACCTGGCATATCTCGGTGCCCACAGGACACGGCATTGAGCTACAGTTCCACAATTTCAGTCTGGAGGCCCAGGACGAGTGCAAGCTGGCATATGTGGAGGTGTATGAGACCCACAGCTCGGGGGCCCTCAGCCTCCTGGGCAG GTTCTGTGGGGCGGAGCCACCGCCCCGTCTCGTCTCCTCGCACCATGAGCTGGCCGTGCTGCTGAGAACCGACCGTGGCATCAGCAGTGGGGGCTTCTCAGCCACCTTCCGGGCCTTCAATGCCACAGAGA ACCCCTGTGGGCCCCGAGAGTTCTGCCAGGATGGAGGATGCAAGAGTCTGCAGTGGGTGTGTGACATGTGGAGAGACTGCACAGATGGCAGCCGTGACAACTGTACCAGTCCCCTCTTCCCAGCACCAG AGCTGGCCTGCGAGCCTGTGCAGGTGGAGATGTGCCTGGGTCTGAGCTATAACACCACAGCCTTCCCCAACATTTGGGTGGGCATGGCCACccaggaggaggtgggagaggtTCTCCGAGGTTACAAG AGCCTGACCAGCCTACCCTGCTACCAGCACTTCCAGAGGCTGCTCTGTGGGCTGCTGGTGCCCCGCTGCACCTCGCTGGGCAGCGTTCTGCCCCCTTGCCGCTCTGTCTGCCAGGAGGCAGAGCGCCAATGCCAGTCCGGCCTGGCCCTTCTGGGCATCCCCTGGCCCTTCAATTGCAACAGGCTGCCTGAGGCAGCTGGCATGGCCACCTGCGCCCATCCGTGA
- the C1QTNF5 gene encoding complement C1q tumor necrosis factor-related protein 5 translates to MSPFFALLLLLGLAAGSPPLDDNKIPSLCPGHPGLPGTPGHHGNQGLPGRDGRDGRDGAPGPPGEKGDGGRPGLPGPRGEPGARGEMGPPGPTGPAGECAVPPRSAFSAKRSESRVPPPSDAPLPFDRVLLNEQGHYDAVTGKFTCQVPGVYYFAVHATVYRASLQFDLVKNGESIASFFQFFGGWPKPASLSGGAMVRLEPEDQVWVQVGVGDYIGIYASIKTDSTFSGFLVYSDWHNSPVFA, encoded by the exons ATGAGTCCGTTCTTCGCCCTGTtgctgctcctgggcctggcggcaggCTCGCCCCCGTTGGACGACAACAAGATTCCCAGCCTATGTCCGGGACACCCCGGCCTTCCAGGCACGCCGGGCCATCACGGCAACCAGGGTCTGCCTGGGCGCGACGGCCGCGATGGCCGCGACGGTGCGCCCGGACCTCCTGGCGAGAAAGGCGACGGCGGGAGGCCGG GACTGCCAGGGCCGCGCGGGGAGCCCGGGGCCCGGGGAGAGATGGGCCCCCCTGGACCCACCGGGCCTGCAGGCGAATGCGCGGTGCCCCCACGCTCTGCCTTCAGTGCCAAGCGCTCAGAGAGCCGGGTGCCTCCGCCCTCTGACGCACCCCTGCCCTTCGATCGTGTGCTGCTGAATGAACAGGGCCATTACGATGCAGTCACGGGCAAGTTCACCTGCCAGGTGCCAGGGGTGTACTACTTTGCCGTCCATGCCACCGTCTACCGGGCCAGCCTGCAGTTCGATTTGGTCAAGAATGGCGAATCCATTGCctctttctttcagttttttgggggatggcccaagccaGCCTCGCTCTCAGGAGGTGCCATGGTGAGGTTGGAGCCCGAGGAccaggtgtgggtgcaggtggGTGTGGGTGATTACATTGGCATCTATGCCAGCATCAAGACAGACAGCACTTTCTCTGGATTTCTGGTCTActcggattggcacaactcccCAGTCTTTGCTTAG
- the RNF26 gene encoding E3 ubiquitin-protein ligase RNF26 encodes MEAVYLVVNGVGLVLDMLTLVLDLNFLLVSSLLATLAWLLAFIYNLPHTVLTSLLHLGRGVLLSLLALFETLVRFTSGGLQALCTLLYSCYSGLESLKLLGHLASHGALRSRELLHRGVLNVVSSGHALLRQACDVCAIAMSLVAYVINSLVNICLIGTQNLFSLVLVLWDAVTAPLWRMTDVVATFLAHISSSAVAMAILLWTPCQLALELLASSARLLASFVLVNLTGLVLLACVLAVTVTVLHPDLIVRLATRALGQLQARPSYHRLREDVMRLSRLALGLEAWRRIWSRSLQLASWPNRAGARGAPQGGPRRVLARPRAQDPLPEAGLQLEPTEEDSEEVRSVRVTPTWGRERLNEEEPTAGQDPWKLLKEQEERKKCVICQDQSKTVLLLPCRHLCLCQACTEILMRHPVYHRNCPLCRRGILQTLNVYL; translated from the coding sequence ATGGAGGCTGTGTACCTGGTGGTAAACGGGGTGGGCCTGGTCCTGGACATGCTGACATTGGTGTTGGACCTCAACTTTCTGCTGGTGTCCTCCCTCTTGGCTaccctggcctggctcctggccttcatCTACAACCTGCCGCACACGGTACTGACCAGCCTTCTGCACTTGGGCCGCGGTGTCCTGCTGTCGCTGTTGGCCTTGTTCGAGACCTTGGTTCGGTTCACCTCTGGGGGTTTACAGGCATTGTGTACGCTGCTCTACAGCTGCTATTCTGGCTTGGAGAGCCTAAAGCTCTTGGGACACTTGGCCTCTCACGGGGCGCTGCGGAGCCGGGAGTTGCTGCATCGGGGTGTCCTCAACGTGGTCTCCAGCGGGCACGCTCTGCTGCGCCAGGCCTGTGATGTCTGCGCCATTGCCATGAGCCTGGTGGCCTATGTGATCAACAGTCTGGTCAACATTTGCCTCATTGGCACTCAGAACCTCTTCTCCCTGGTGCTGGTCCTGTGGGATGCAGTCACGGCCCCTTTGTGGAGGATGACGGATGTGGTGGCCACCTTCTTGGCCCACATTTCTAGCAGTGCTGTGGCCATGGCCATCCTCCTGTGGACACCCTGTCAGCTAGCGCTGGAGCTTCTGGCCTCATCCGCCCGCCTCCTGGCCAGCTTTGTGCTTGTCAATCTCACGGGTCTGGTGTTGCTGGCTTGTGTACTGGCGGTGACCGTGACTGTGTTGCACCCAGACCTCATTGTGAGGCTGGCCACCCGAGCTCTTGGTCAGCTGCAAGCTCGGCCGTCCTACCACCGACTCCGGGAGGATGTTATGCGGCTCTCTCGCCTGGCACTGGGCTTGGAGGCATGGCGTCGCATCTGGAGTCGCAGCCTGCAGCTAGCAAGCTGGCCAAACCGGGCAGGGGCACGTGGAGCCCCCCAGGGTGGCCCCCGTAGGGTGTTGGCCCGGCCCCGGGCGCAGGATCCTCTTCCTGAAGCTGGGCTCCAATTAGAGCCCACAGAGGAGGACTCGGAGGAGGTGAGGAGCGTCAGAGTGACGCCCACCTGGGGCCGGGAGCGGCTCAATGAAGAGGAGCCTACAGCCGGGCAAGACCCCTGGAAGCTGCTGAAGGAACAAGAGGAGCGGAAGAAGTGTGTCATCTGCCAGGACCAAAGCAAGacggtgctgctgctgccctgccgGCACCTGTGCCTGTGCCAGGCCTGCACTGAGATCCTCATGCGCCACCCTGTCTACCACCGCAATTGCCCACTCTGCCGCCGGGGCATCCTGCAGACCCTCAATGTCTACCTCTGA